A genomic window from Sphingobacterium sp. BN32 includes:
- a CDS encoding SusD/RagB family nutrient-binding outer membrane lipoprotein, producing the protein MKKKLKIGLAILLTVSFAGCTKEFSELNTNPNTSAKVLPQNLLERALIETVSNNMERSRVITNELMQVTVNTLVEVDRIFRYDIRRNISDAPWNTWYTQLTNIKDMYNLAAENTADANSKAYMGVSLILQAWVHSMLTDTYGSTPFTDSNKGKEGVYTPTFDDQKTIYLGMFKMLEEANTLLNGAKNISVGHDPIYAGDVAKWRKFGNSLYLRLLLRIAHKEEVADVVIPKLKEIATPNNASYPVMMSNDDSAILRWTGVSPRVSPWVTLREPSWNYPKMCSFFVEKLDKTNDPCIGEWATKIDGIYEGIPSGYIFGATPEGRSLLPRSLVSSPMMGNILNYAELQFILAEIALKGWETKQTVAHYYEQGINSRISYWGKTTGSYLTSPAIAWNENETVEQKMEKIFWQKYLALFMTDMQSWIEYRRTGYPKLTKGQGLLNDGIMPTRLFYPLTVQATNLQNYNDVLSKQGEDNLQTLMWWQKP; encoded by the coding sequence ATGAAAAAGAAATTAAAAATTGGATTAGCGATATTACTTACTGTATCTTTTGCGGGATGTACGAAGGAATTCTCTGAGCTCAATACAAATCCCAATACATCAGCAAAAGTATTACCCCAAAACCTACTAGAACGGGCTTTAATTGAAACTGTGAGCAACAACATGGAGCGAAGCCGAGTGATCACAAATGAACTTATGCAAGTCACTGTGAACACCCTGGTCGAAGTCGATCGGATATTCCGATATGATATCCGTCGTAATATATCCGATGCTCCTTGGAATACCTGGTACACACAACTTACCAATATCAAAGACATGTACAATTTGGCCGCAGAAAACACCGCGGATGCCAATAGCAAAGCATACATGGGAGTTTCATTAATATTACAAGCATGGGTTCATTCCATGCTGACCGATACTTACGGATCCACCCCATTTACCGACTCAAATAAAGGTAAAGAAGGGGTATATACACCAACGTTTGATGATCAAAAAACGATATACCTCGGAATGTTCAAGATGTTGGAGGAAGCCAATACCCTTTTAAACGGTGCTAAAAATATTTCAGTAGGTCATGATCCGATATACGCAGGTGATGTGGCGAAGTGGAGAAAATTTGGAAACTCACTTTATTTACGACTGTTGCTCCGTATTGCCCATAAAGAAGAAGTCGCAGACGTCGTAATCCCAAAACTTAAAGAGATAGCAACTCCAAATAATGCCAGCTATCCGGTTATGATGTCCAATGATGATTCTGCTATCCTCAGATGGACCGGCGTCAGCCCGCGAGTATCTCCTTGGGTAACCCTGCGCGAGCCATCTTGGAACTATCCGAAAATGTGTAGCTTTTTCGTTGAAAAGCTTGATAAGACCAACGACCCATGTATCGGCGAATGGGCAACAAAAATTGACGGCATCTACGAAGGAATACCAAGCGGTTATATTTTTGGCGCCACACCTGAAGGTCGCTCGCTCCTACCACGGAGCTTAGTTTCCAGCCCGATGATGGGAAATATCTTGAATTATGCTGAACTGCAATTCATCCTCGCGGAGATTGCACTAAAAGGATGGGAAACGAAACAGACCGTTGCACACTACTATGAACAGGGAATCAATAGCAGGATCTCCTATTGGGGAAAAACAACAGGATCCTACCTCACAAGTCCAGCAATCGCATGGAATGAAAATGAAACCGTCGAACAAAAAATGGAAAAAATCTTTTGGCAAAAATATCTAGCGCTTTTCATGACAGATATGCAGTCTTGGATTGAGTACAGAAGAACCGGATATCCCAAATTAACCAAGGGGCAAGGACTCCTAAATGATGGAATAATGCCGACACGCCTGTTTTATCCTCTTACCGTTCAAGCAACGAATTTGCAGAACTATAATGATGTGCTAAGTAAACAAGGAGAAGACAACTTACAAACATTAATGTGGTGGCAAAAACCCTAA
- a CDS encoding SusC/RagA family TonB-linked outer membrane protein, whose amino-acid sequence MNYPYSKRSVELQLGFLNSSIWSRFRIPKILIIPLLALFLFPISSKSQEANINVKGRVIDSEKGTPLAGVKLEDEKRKVLGVTDVGGYFFIQIQASSNVTLKLLGYTTLSKKITEVSKDLTIKMEKSDTQLEEVVVTALNISREKKSLGYSVTTVTNEQLTNAISNNWTDALSGKVPGLNLIRSNAGPTGSSSIILRGENNLTGSNDALIIVDGVIINGGSGRMVGNSGAYLDEAVIDYGTSLNDINPDDIEDVSVLKGPGAAALYGSRGANGAIMITTKSGKKREKGLGVTVNSNTSIGMINRMPDLQYEYGQGNDGINYYSHGASEDGEATNRTSKAFGPKFDGQYFFQYDPVTGKTGTERTLWRPYEGEGYDKFFETSQTYTNSISIDGGSDKTTARFSYTNANNKWIVPNTGYDRNTVAISATSNPAKKLKISSKANYTSKKSDNLPTGGYNNQTIMYGYIFWQPNAPISWMENYWEGGKKNGQQSTPLMTGPDNPYFIAYEMLNTQNRNSLTGSVDATYTVIKDLNVTIRSAIDWANDSRSQQRPFDTNRFPKGMYRNQDVVSREINNDVLIKYKKEINKDLDVDISAGGSMLKNFYSSNEVRADSLLFPGEYTFANSAGALRNRPYKSEYAINSVYGLGTVGYRNFAFVDLTVRKDWSSTLASPYTQKSVKIPAYFSINSSLVLSEIFDFPKNINYFKWRGSFAGVGSGGNTPYMTSIEYSADPDYNGGLYNPTTLNNPFIKPLFTGSYETGLEAKFFKSRIGLDLTFYLSDTKDQILTSLLDASTGYRRVVANAGRVRNKGIELALEGSPIKQKKGLQWDVSVTFSANKNIVMELDDDLDNFTLQNGPGSNGFIIAYVGGSMGDLYGRGYLRSPDGQIVYQDGMPMLSEDIKYLGNTMPQWKGGINNKFRYNGFSMGFLFDAQYGSKAYSLTQGKMAVQGKTRSTLPGRYNGIIGDGVMLNSDGSYSPNTVIAEDLSTYYDNHFGVSNVEGSVFSTDFIKLREARIDYSFNRATLKKLKLQRATIGLYGRDLLIISKWPGFDPEFGTLSGSDINRGFEIGQFPSTRSFGINLTVGI is encoded by the coding sequence ATGAATTATCCTTACTCCAAACGTTCAGTTGAACTGCAATTGGGTTTTTTAAACAGCAGTATTTGGTCCCGTTTCAGGATCCCGAAAATCCTGATCATTCCACTATTAGCATTGTTCCTTTTTCCCATTTCTTCGAAATCGCAAGAAGCAAATATTAACGTCAAAGGTCGCGTCATTGACAGTGAGAAGGGAACCCCGCTTGCGGGTGTCAAACTAGAAGATGAAAAAAGAAAAGTATTAGGTGTAACAGATGTAGGGGGTTATTTTTTTATTCAAATACAAGCCTCTTCGAATGTGACACTAAAGCTTCTAGGTTATACGACCCTGAGCAAAAAGATTACTGAAGTGTCTAAAGATCTTACAATCAAAATGGAGAAATCTGACACGCAGCTAGAAGAAGTTGTGGTTACCGCATTAAACATTTCTAGAGAGAAAAAATCACTTGGATATAGTGTAACGACGGTTACAAATGAACAATTAACTAACGCAATTTCCAATAACTGGACCGATGCTCTGTCCGGTAAAGTTCCTGGCCTAAACCTAATTCGTTCCAACGCTGGTCCCACAGGATCCAGCTCGATTATTTTGCGTGGAGAGAACAATTTGACCGGAAGTAACGACGCATTAATTATCGTTGATGGTGTGATTATTAATGGAGGCAGTGGTCGCATGGTTGGAAATTCAGGTGCTTATTTGGATGAAGCCGTAATTGATTACGGTACTAGTTTAAACGACATCAATCCTGATGATATTGAAGATGTCAGCGTGCTAAAAGGTCCTGGCGCGGCGGCACTTTATGGTTCTCGAGGAGCAAATGGTGCGATCATGATCACCACAAAATCAGGCAAAAAAAGAGAAAAGGGATTGGGCGTAACGGTAAATAGCAATACGTCTATTGGGATGATCAACCGAATGCCAGACTTACAGTACGAATATGGACAAGGAAACGACGGTATAAACTATTATTCGCATGGTGCGTCCGAAGATGGTGAAGCAACGAATCGAACATCGAAAGCATTCGGACCTAAGTTTGATGGACAATATTTCTTCCAGTATGATCCTGTAACTGGTAAAACCGGAACTGAAAGAACCTTATGGAGACCGTACGAAGGAGAAGGATACGATAAATTCTTTGAAACATCTCAAACATATACCAACAGTATTTCCATCGATGGAGGAAGCGACAAAACAACCGCGAGATTTTCATACACGAATGCTAACAATAAATGGATTGTTCCAAATACCGGATACGACAGGAATACCGTCGCCATTTCTGCAACCTCCAATCCAGCCAAAAAATTAAAGATTTCATCGAAAGCAAACTATACGAGTAAAAAGTCCGACAATTTGCCAACGGGAGGATACAATAACCAAACAATCATGTATGGTTATATTTTCTGGCAACCAAATGCCCCAATCTCCTGGATGGAAAACTATTGGGAAGGTGGCAAGAAAAATGGCCAGCAAAGCACGCCCTTGATGACGGGACCAGACAACCCTTATTTTATCGCATATGAAATGCTCAATACACAAAACAGGAACTCGTTAACTGGTAGTGTGGATGCGACTTACACAGTTATAAAAGACCTTAATGTAACTATTCGTTCGGCAATTGACTGGGCAAACGACTCGAGATCCCAACAGCGTCCGTTTGATACGAATAGGTTTCCAAAAGGAATGTACAGAAATCAAGATGTCGTGTCCAGAGAAATTAATAATGACGTTTTAATCAAATACAAAAAAGAGATCAATAAAGATTTAGATGTCGACATTTCCGCGGGGGGCTCGATGTTGAAGAACTTCTATTCCAGTAATGAGGTGCGAGCGGACTCCCTATTGTTTCCAGGAGAATATACGTTCGCAAACAGTGCGGGAGCTCTGAGGAACCGCCCTTACAAATCAGAATATGCAATTAATAGCGTATATGGCTTAGGTACTGTCGGATACAGAAACTTTGCTTTCGTCGATTTAACGGTCCGCAAAGATTGGAGTAGTACGCTCGCATCTCCTTATACACAAAAGAGTGTCAAAATCCCAGCATACTTTTCCATTAATAGTAGTTTAGTATTATCGGAGATATTCGATTTCCCTAAGAACATTAACTATTTTAAATGGCGGGGATCCTTTGCAGGTGTGGGAAGCGGCGGAAATACGCCTTATATGACATCTATTGAATATAGTGCTGACCCCGATTACAATGGTGGTCTGTATAATCCAACGACCTTGAATAATCCGTTTATTAAACCTTTATTTACCGGTAGCTATGAAACAGGGCTAGAAGCTAAGTTCTTCAAAAGTCGCATTGGATTAGATCTTACATTTTACTTATCTGACACCAAGGACCAAATACTCACCTCACTGCTTGACGCCTCGACAGGATATCGCCGTGTAGTTGCCAATGCAGGACGCGTAAGGAACAAAGGGATCGAACTCGCACTGGAAGGTTCTCCGATAAAGCAAAAGAAAGGATTACAATGGGATGTTAGTGTTACTTTTTCAGCTAATAAGAATATCGTTATGGAACTCGACGACGACCTGGACAATTTCACGCTGCAAAATGGACCTGGAAGCAACGGCTTTATCATCGCGTATGTTGGAGGTAGTATGGGAGACTTGTACGGGAGAGGTTATTTAAGATCCCCGGACGGACAAATTGTTTATCAGGATGGAATGCCGATGCTGTCGGAGGATATCAAATATTTAGGCAACACGATGCCGCAATGGAAAGGCGGCATTAACAATAAATTCCGCTACAATGGCTTTTCTATGGGCTTTTTATTTGACGCCCAATATGGCTCGAAAGCATACTCACTGACGCAAGGAAAAATGGCTGTGCAGGGCAAAACTCGCTCAACACTACCTGGACGCTACAATGGAATTATTGGAGACGGTGTGATGCTTAATAGCGATGGTTCCTACAGTCCAAACACCGTAATTGCCGAAGACTTATCGACATACTATGATAATCACTTTGGTGTCAGCAATGTAGAAGGCTCAGTCTTTTCTACTGACTTTATCAAACTTCGCGAAGCTAGAATTGACTACAGTTTCAATCGTGCAACACTTAAAAAGCTAAAGCTTCAACGTGCCACCATCGGCCTATATGGCCGTGACCTGCTCATCATCTCGAAATGGCCGGGCTTCGACCCCGAGTTCGGAACACTGAGTGGTTCGGATATTAATCGAGGATTTGAAATAGGTCAATTCCCTTCCACTCGAAGCTTCGGTATTAATTTAACTGTTGGTATATAA